The Streptomyces sp. NBC_01439 genome contains the following window.
AGCGTCGGTGTCATCAGTTCGCTCATGGGGCGAGCGTCGGGCCCGGCCTTCGGGGGGCGAGCGCGCATACCGGGCCCGGCTGCGAGAATCGCGGTATGGACCGCCTCGACAGGGAAATCCTCGGCATCTTGCAGCAGGATGCGCGGATCTCGTACCGGGACCTGGGAGTCCGTGTCGGCCTCAGCGCCAATGCCACCGCCGACCGGGTCCGACGGATGCGCCGCGAAGGGGTGATCCGCGGGTTCACCACGATCGTGGACCCGGCGGCCGACACCGCCGGCGGGCTCGTCGTCTTCATCGACGTCACCCTGCGCCAGGACACCACCAACGAGGAGTTCGAGCGGCAGGTCGCCAAGCTCTCCGGGATCACCGAGGTCGTGCACGTGACCGGCGAGCACGACTACCTCGTACGCGCCCGGGCCGCCGACCCCGCCGCCCTCGACGGGCTGCTCCGCCGCATGAAACGGGAGGCGGGGGTGGCCCAGTCCAACACCCGGATCGCACTGCGCGCGGCCACCCGACCGGGCCAGTACTAGGCCGTCCCTTCCGGATCTTGCCGGGCCCGCGACGCCCGGCCCGGCACGCCGCGGGCCCTACCGACGTCAGGTCACCCCGCGGCCGCGTAGCAGTGCACGGTCACCGTCCGCTCCGGGCTCCACCGCTGCTCGACCGTGGCCAGCAACTCCCAGCCCAGACGCTCGTAGAGGGCCACCGCCGAGGCGTCGGAGGCCACGACGTCGAGCACGGGATGCAGATCGCGCTCCCGCGCCTCCCGCGTCGCCGGGCCATCAGGAGCGCACCGATCCCGTGGCCCCGGGCCGCCGGAGCGACGAACAGACGGCCGACCACGGCGGCCCCCGCACGGCTCGCGCCCTCGCGGCTGCTCCACAGCGCGGGCGCCGCATCGCCTTCCGCACTGCGGGCCAGGCCGACGTGACCGACGATCCGCCCGTCGAGCTCCGCCACCCAGGCGGCGAGCAGTGCCGGCCCGGACAGCCAGCCGCCGGGGTTGTCCGGCCAGTTCACCGGATAGCCGTCCTGCTCGTGGACCTCGGCGAGTACCCGGACGCACGCACCGAGGTCGGCGTCCGTCCGACTCCGGACGTGCCGGACCGCGGGTTCGCCGGCTGCTGGAGCACCCTCGTCGTTCATCGGATCATGGAAGCACAGCCGCGGAGCAGGGGTCCGTGGTCGACCGTTTCCGAAGCGCGCCCGCGGCCGCTACAGCGCCGACTCCCACGTCACCGTCGTACCCCGCGCACCCGACTCCGTACGGCCGTCGTCCGCCACCGTCAGACGGACCCGGGACGGGCCCGCTTCCACCTGCACGTCGATGAAGGTGATCCCGCCGCGCCGGTGCGCCGCGGCCAGGGCGCCGCGCAGGGCGCCGAGCAGCTCGACCGCCACCGGATCCGGCAGGAGGGCGTCCACCGCGCCCGCGAAGTGCACCGACGGTTGGAAGCCGAGCACGGCCGCCGCCCCGCCCGTCTCGCGCAGCACCCGCCCCCGGAAGGTCGTCGGGGCGTCGGTCGGCGGCTGCTGGAGGGCGAAGATGGCCGTCCGGACCTCCTGGATGGTGGAGTCGAGCTCGTCCACCGCCCGGCCGAGCTCGTCGCCCACCGTGTCCCCCGACGGGGCGTTCGCGGCCCGCCGCCGGGTGCTTTCGAGCATCATCTCGGTGGCGAAGAGCCGCTGGACCACCAGGTCGTGCAGGTCCCGCGCGATCCGGTCGCGGTCCTCGTACACCGCCAGCTGCTCCCGGTCGTGCTGGGCGTCCGCCAGTACGAGGGCCAGCGCGGCCTGGGAGGCGAACTGCGAGGCGAGCAGCCGGTCCACCGCGTCGTACGCGGGGCCGCCCCGGGCGCGGGGCAGGGCCAGGGTGCCGATCAGCTGGCCGCCGCTCTGCAGCGGAAGCATCATGCTCGGCCCGAACCGCTCCCGCACGTGCGTGGTCATCCGGGGATCCGTCGCCGAGTCGTCGATGAAGACGGGCTCGCCGCCGAGGAGTTGTACCAGCACCGGCGAACCGGGGGCGATCGCCGTCCCCACCAGGTCCCCGGGGTCCCCCTGCGTGGAGGCGGCCACGATCTCCATGCCGCCCTCGGGGGTCGGCTGGAGCACCACCCCGGCCGCTGCGTCCGCCAACAGCCGGGCCCGTTCGGCCACGCACTTCAGGGCGTCGGCCGCGGGGCGTCCGGCGAGCAGGGTCGTGGTCACGGCGGCGGCGCCGTCGATCCAGCGCTCCCGGCGGCGCGCGGTCTCGTAGAGCCGGGCGTTGCCGATCGCTATGCCCGCCTGTGAGGCCAGGACGCGCAGCAGGGCGAGGTCCTCGTCCGTGAAGGGGCCGCCGCCCCGCTTCTCGGTGAGGTAGAGGCTGCCGAAGACCTCCGTGTGCACCCGGATCGGGACGCCCAGGAGGCTGTGCATGGGCGGGTGGCCCGGCGGGAACCCGGCGGCCCGCGGGTCTTGGGTGACGTCGTCCAGGAGCAGTGGACGCGGGTCGCCGACGAGGGCTCCGAGCACGCCGGAGCGGGCGTCCGGCAGGTGCGGGATCGCGGCCCGCTCCTCCTCGGTGAGCCCCGCCGTGAACAGCCGGGTCAGCAGGACGCGCTCGGGGTCGACGACCCCGAGCGCTCCGTACCGGGCTGCGCACAGTTCGGTCGCGGAGTCCACGATGTGCTGGAGGGTGGTGTGCAGCTCCAGCTCGGTCCCGACGTTGAGGACGGCTTCCAGCAGCACCGGAAGCCTGGCCGCCTCCTCGTCCGTCTCCCTGGGCTCCTGGGGCTCTTGGGGCTCCTGGGGCTCCTGGGGCCTCATTCGGCCAGCGGGTTGAGGACCATGGGGGCGATCTTCCCTTCGAGCATCGCGCCGAGACCGAGGACGGCGCACACGTCCGGCCGTTCCGCGATGGCGACGGGCATTCCGGTGGCGTCCCGCAGCATCTGGTCCAGGCCCGGCAGCAGGGCGCTGCCGCCCACCATCATGATCCCCCGGTCCGTCAGGTCGGCCACCAGGTCCGGCGGGCAGTCCCGCAGCACCTTGCCGATGCCGTCGAGGACGGCGGTCAGCGGGGTGTAGATGGCGTCGCGCACGGCCGCGGTGTCGACCTGCACGGAGCGGGCGAGGCCGGTGGCCACGTCGCGGCCGTGGATCAGGGTGGAGGCCGGGCCGCCGACGGTGAGGCCGTTGCCGTGGAGGGCCAGTTGCAGCGGCCGGACGGCCTGGCTGGGCAGCATCAGCTCGTGCGCGTGACGCAGGTGCTGGACGACCGCGTGGTCGATGGCCTCGCCGCCGACCGGGATCCGCTGGGCGGTGACGATGGATCCGAGGGAGAGGACGGCCACCTGGGTGGCCGCGGCCCCGCACACCATGATCATCGTCGCGGTCGGCTGCTCCACGGGGAGTCCACAGCCGACGGCCGCCGCGATCAGGGTGTCGACCAGTTCGACGCGCCGGGCGCCGAGCCCGACGAGGGTCTCCACGGTGGCCCGCTGGGCGAGCGGGTCCGCGTCGTGCGGGGTGCACGCGGCGGCCCGCAGACGGGGCTTGCGGCGCAGGGCGCGCCGCAGCTTCTCGCCGAGGAGGTGACGCAGCATCCGCTGGGCCATCTCGATGTCGACGACGGTGCCGCCGGAGACGGGGCGCACGACCCGGATGTAGTCGGGCGTGCGGCCGGTCATCCGTTCGGCGAAGGAGCCGACGGCGATGAGGGCGCCGGTGCGCGTGTTGACCGCGGCGACGCTGGGTTCGTCGACCACGAGGCCGGCGCCCTTGACGTACACGCGGGTTCTTGCCGCCCCCAGGTCGACGGCGACGTGGCAGCGGCGCAACTGCTCAAGACTGACGGTCATGGCAGATCCTCCCGAGAGCACTGACGCAAGGACCGACGGAAGTGTCGATCGCTTTTCATATCATCGCGGGCAATTCGGGCTAACGGCCCGTTGGGCTGCTCCGGCCGGGGGTGTGTCGCGGCTGCATGGGGGTGGATTTCTGTACCGACAGGCAGCACCATGCGCCCACCGCACGCGCTACTCGCGCGTAACGAGGTAAAGGAGGCCCGATGCTGACGGCCCGACAGGGGATGCAGGCCCTCCCGGTGCTCCTGACGCTCCTCGCGCTGTGCGTCGCGCTGCCGACGGCTCCCCCCGCCCGGGCCGCCGCCGCCCGTCACCCGGTGGTCCTCGTGCACGGCTACAACGCGGATCCGGGCGTGTGGGGAGCGCTGCGCGCGGACCTGCGCGCCGCCGGGTACACCGATGCGGAGCTCTTCTCCTTCGGCTACGACACCCACCGGTCCGTCAACGAAGTCCTCGCCGGGCGGCTCGGCGCCTACGTCGACCAGGTCCGCCGGGAGACCGGCGCCGCCCGGGTCGACGTCGTCTCGCACTCCCTCGGCTCGCTGGTCAGCCGCTGGTACGTGAAGTTCGGCGGCGGCGCGGCCGCCGTGGACCACTGGATCTCGCTGGCCGGACCCAACCGCGGCACCTCCACCGCCTGGGCGTGCGCGCTGTGGGACCAGGCGTGCCGGGACATGACCCCCGGGTCGTACGTGGTGAAGAACCTGAACAGCGGGGACGAGACCCCGGGCACGGTGAAGTACGCGACCTTCTGGTCGAACTGCGACGAGGTCGTCAACCCGGACGACAGCGTCCCGCTGACCGGAGCCGCCAACACCCCGGTCGGCTGCCTGGGCCACAACGACCTGCTCGGCGACGACGCGACCTCGGCCGGGGTCCGCGCCTTCCTCTCCTCCTAGGAGGTGCCTTCCCCCGCGGCCAGGGCGAACCGCTGGAGCAGGCCGTAGGTGAACTCCGCCACGCAGGGCCGCCCCTGCGCGGCGAAGGCCAGGCGCCAGCGGGTCGGCGCGGTGCCCTCCATCGGCCGGACCGGGGCGAAGGCCCGCGCGACCTCGTCCACCGTCGCCGACCAGGGCCGCAGGTCGTCCGGCGATTCCAGTGCGGGCCCGCGCGCGCCCGGAGCCCGCACCAGCCACTCGTTCCACACGGCCCCGTCCGGCGCGGCCAGCACCTCGAAGCGCAGGTCCGGCCAGAGCGGCAGCGGCCACAGCAGGGCCTCGCACTCCAGATCGCCGATCGTGCGGTGCTCGGCGCGCTCCGGCGGACCGAGCACCGAGCGGTACCGGGCCAGGGCCCCGCGGGACCGCGGCGACCGGACCATCGCCTGCCAGCGCTTGTTCGCCTCCCGCTGGTCCGCGAGCGAGGCGCCCAGTCGGCGGCGGGCCTCGTCGGCAAGGTCCGGCTGGAAGTCGGCCATCCGCCGCAAGAGCACCAACTGGAATCCGGTCGGCCCGAAAGATGTCATGGAAGCAACGATTCCACACAGGATCCTTACGTTCTCGGGATCCGGATGTTGCCGCAGACCACGTAGCCTGCGGGCGCCATGAACTATTGCCACGCCTGCCGGAGGCACCTCAACGGCGCACTGGCGTGCGCCGGATGCGGAACCCCCGCCGAGTACCTGATACCCACCCCCTCCGCCGCCCCTGCCGCGCCGGCCGCCGAGGCGCCCGTCCCCGGACCGTCGCCCGCACGGGGCGAGGTCCACGCCGACTCGCTCGTCGTGCTGTCCGCGTCGAACGAGCGGCGCGCCGGTGCCCGCCGCCGGGTCACGCACCGGCGCCGCCGCCGGACCGTGCTGTCGCTCTCGCTCGGCCTGCTGCTCGCGGTCGGGGTCTCCATGGCGGTGGCCCGCATGGTCACCGACGGGGAGCGCACCGACCGGGCCGCGACCGTGGTGCTGACCGACGACGGGCCGCAGCAGCCCGCCCCGCTGCCCGACGTTCCGACGGCCGGTGCGCCCACGGGGCCCGGAAAGGCCACGACGAAGGCCGCCGTTGCGGGCACGAAGAAGGCCGGTACCGCGGCGCCTTCCGGGAGCGTTGCGCAGTCGGGTCCGGCCTCGCCCGCCCCCGAGTCCGCGACGTCGGGCCCGACGTCCCGCACTCCCGGTCCGGGGCGGTCCGTAGGGGGAACCGCGTCGGGGAAGCCCTCGCCGAGCGGCTCCACGGGAACGCGGGCGCCGTCGCCCCCGCCGTCCCCGTCGCCGACGCCCTCGCCGACCAAGGACTGCTGGATCTTCTGCGGCTGGTTCTAGCCAATCCTGGATTCCTGCCGCCGCAGGGGCCCGTCGTAGCGGCCCCGTCGTGTGCGGGCCCGGCCCGGCCGGGCTGGGCGCGACGGCGCCGTCAGGCCAGCATGCGCTTGAGGAGGTCCCGCAGGACCGTCCGTTCCTCCGTGGACAGCCCGGCCAGCGGTTCGCGGGCGAAGTCCAGCGATTCGCGCAGCCGCTCCGCGGTCAGCGCGCCCTCCTCGGTGGGGGCGGCCAGCTTCACCCGGCGGTCCGCCGGGTCCGGGCGGCGTTCGACCAGGCCGCGGGTCTCCAGGCGGTCGACGATGCCGGTCACGTTCGAGGGCTCGCACCGCAGCTTCAGTGCGATGCGCCGCATCGGCATGGGCTCCAGGGAGAGCATGTTCAGCACCTTGGCCTGGGCGCCGGTGAGCTGGTGGCTGGCGGCCGCGTGCTCGTACTCCATGTGGTACCTGGCCACGACGTCGCCGATGAGCTCGACTACTTCGATGGTTACTGGGTCTGCGCGACGACTGGGCATGGAACCAGCGTACCCATTTACTTGACAACATGAAATATCTAGGAGCATGGTTGTTTCACCTAGTGAAGTAATTCGTTCTGACCAGGAGCGCCGCATGTCTCAGATCCCCGCCGTCAGCCGCGAGTGGCACCTCGTCCGTCGCCCGCAGGGCTGGCCCGTCGCCGAGGACTTCGCCCTGCGCGAGGTGCCCGTGTCCGCCGAGCCCGCCGCCGGCCGGATCCTCGTGCGCAACCTGCACATGTCCGTGGACCCCTACATGCGCGGCCGGATGAACGACGTGAAGTCGTACATCCCGCCCTTCCAGCTCGACGAGCCGATGCAGGGCGGCGCGGTCGGCGAGATCGTCGCCTCCGCCGCCGAGGGCTTCGCCGTCGGCGACCACGTCCTGCACCCCTTCGGCTGGCGCGAGTACGCGGACCTCGACGCCGCGCACGCCGTCAAGGTGGACGCCTCGCTCGCCCCGCTCTCCGCCTACCTCGGCGTCCTCGGCATGCCGGGCCTGACCGCCTACGCCGGACTCTTCGAGGTCGCCTCCTTCAAGGAGGGCGACTCCGTCTTCGTCTCCGGCGCCGCCGGTGCCGTCGGTAGCCTCGTCGGCCAGTTCGCCAAGATCAAGGGCGCGTCCCGGGTGATCGGCTCGGCCGGCTCGGACGAGAAGGTGAAGGTGCTCACGGAGAAGTACGGCTTCGACGCCGCCTTCAACTACAAGAACGGCCCCGTCGCCGAGCAGCTGCCGGCCGCCGCCCCCGAGGGCATCGACGTCTACTTCGACAACGTCGGGGGCGACCACCTGGAGGCCGCCATCTCCTCGATGAAGGTGCACGGTAGGGCCACCCTGTGCGGCGCGATCGCCGGCTACAACGACACCGAGGCCGCCCCCGGTCCGCGGAACCTGATGCAGGTCATCGGCAAGCGCCTGCGCCTGCAGGGCATCCTCGTCAACGACCACAACGGACTGCAGCAGCAGTTCGTCCAGGACGTCGCCGGATGGCTGAGTTCCGGCCAGCTGCGGTACGACGAGACGGTCGTCGAGGGTGTGGAGAACGCCACCTCCGCCTTCCTCGGCATGCTGCGCGGCGAGAACACCGGAAAGATGATCGTTTCCTTCACCGGTTAGGCTCACTGCACACCGTCGTGATCGTGGGCGCGACTCACGGCGATTACCAGGAGGATCTTCCTTTATGTCCATCCAGCAGTCCGACGTCGCCTACACCGCTGTCGCCACCGCCGAGAACGGCCGTGACGGTCGCGTCGCCACCAACGACGGCCAGCTCGACGTCGTCGTGAACCCGCCGAAGGAGCTCGGTGGCAGCGGCGCCGGTACCAACCCGGAGCAGCTGTTCGCCGCCGGCTACAGCGCCTGCTTCCAGGGCGCCCTGGGCGTCGTCGCGAAGAACGTGAAGGCCGACATCTCCGGTTCCACGGTCACCGCCGAGGTCGGCATCGGCAAGAACGACGAGGGCTTCGGCCTGATCGTCAAGATCTCCGCCGTGATACCGAACGTGGATGCCGCCACCGCCAAGGACCTCATCGAGAAGGCCCACGAGGTCTGCCCGTACTCCAAGGCCACCCGCGGCAACATCACCGTCGAGCTCGCCGTCTGATCCGGCGCTCGTAGCGCGAAGGCCGCACCCCACCGGGGTGCGGCCTTCGCCGTAAACTGGCCCCATGCGTGATCTTGCGGGGGGTTTCCGGTATCTGCTGGCCGGACAGCGATGGGTGTTCCGCCACGGCCGGTGGCTGGGCTTCGGGCTGCTGCCCGGGCTCGTGGCGCTCGTCCTCTACGTCGGCGCCCTGATCGGGCTCGGCTACGGAGCCGATGACCTGACCGCCTGGGCCACCCCGTTCGCGGATGACTGGTCCGCGCCCTGGCTCTCGCTCTTCCGCGGCCTCCTGACCGCCTTGTTCTTCGGCCTCGGGCTGTTCCTCGCGGTGATCACCTTCACCGCCGTGACCCTGTTGATCGGCCAGCCGTTCTACGAGTCCCTCTCGGAGCAGGTCGACCGCAGCGAGGGCGGCGAGGTGCCGCAGTCGGGACTCCCGCTCTGGCTGGAGCTGTGGATCTCGGCCCGGGACAGCATGAAGGTGCTCGTGCGGGTGCTGCTGTACGGGATCCTGCTCTTCGCCCTCGGTTTCATCCCGGTGATCGGCCAGACGGTGATCCCGGTGCTCGGCTTCTGCGTCTCCGGATACTTCCTGACCCAGGAGCTCACCGCCGTGGCCCTGCAGCGGCGCAAGGTGGAGCTGCCCGACCGGCTGGAACTGATGCGCTCGCGGCGGATGCTGGTGCTGGGCTTCGGGGTGCCGCTGGTGCTGGCGTTCCTGGTGCCGCTGGTCGCGGTGTTCCTGATGCCCGGCGCGGTGGCGGGTGCCACGCTGATGGCCCGCGACCTCATGCGCAGCGACGAGGTCCCGGCCGCCGAAACCACCCCCGCGGGTTTCGGACCGCCGCCGCCCGCGTACTCGTAGGCCCAGGTCGCCGGCCCCCTACCGCTTCAGCAGCAGGACGGCCCCCGTGGTGTCCTCCCCGCCGTGCGCCGCCGGGTCCGCGGTCAGCCGGCGGCGCAGCAGGTCCACGTACGGGGTGATCAGCTCGGGGCTGACGCCCTGCTCCTCGGCGGTGCGCAGCATGGTGCCGCTGCCCGCGACCTGCATGGCCAGGTTGGACACCACCCCCGAGGTGAAGTCCCGAGAGGTCAGTCGTTCGGCGGCGTTGCCGACGAAGAAGCCCATCGCGCCGAGCCACTCGGACAGCAGTGGAGCCAGGTCCTTCGGTGCGATGTCCTCGCCCTCGATCAGCGCGTAGGCCTGCGAGATGCCGGCGAACATCCCCCACATCGCGCTGAGCAGCGCCACGTCGTGGAGGGCCGCGTGCCCAGGGTCCTCGCCGACGAAGCGGGACCCGGCCGGGACCTCCAGGACCGCCCGGCGGCGCTCGAAGAGCGCGCGCGAGCCGCTGTAGAAGACGTACCCGCCGGCCTCGGGGACGCCGATCATCGTCGGCGTGGCCATGATCCCGCCGTCCAGGTAGCGGGCACCGCGCGCCTCGGCCCAGGCGGCGCGGGCGCGCGCCTCGGCCGGGCTGCTGGTGGTGAGGTTGACGAGGTCCTTGCCGGTCAGGTCGATGCCGTCCAGGGCGGCGCCGACGCTGGCGTCGTCCAGCAGGCACACCACGACCAGCGTGCTCGCGGCGACCGCGTCGGCCGCGGTCGCGGCGACGGAGGCCCCTTCGGCGGCCAGCGCCCCGGCCTTGGCGGGGGTCCGGTTCCAGACGGTCGGGGAGTGCCCGGCGGCGAGCCAGGTGCGGGCGAGGGCGGTGCCCATGTCGCCGAGGCCGAGGAGGGTGAGGGAAAGGTGAGCTGTGGTGTCGGTCATGACGTTTAGCCTGTTGGCAGGCGGCAGGGCGCTCAAGTACGCACTTCGGAGTGGGTGGTTACCCCGAGGTGAGCGAGCAGGTGGGGAGGGTGTGCGATGGCGGTGACACGAAGGCCGGGTGCGGATCAATGCGGGATCGCCGCGGCGATGTCCGTGATCGACGGGAAGTGGAAGGTGTCGCTCCTGTGGGTGCTGGATCAGCGGCCCCACCGGTTCGGCGAACTGCGCAGGCTGCTCCCCGGCATTTCGGAGAAGGTGCTCGCCGCCCAGCTGCGCGAGCTGGAGACCGACGGCATCGTGCACCGCGAGGTGTACGAGGAGGTCCCGCCGCGCGTCGAGTACTCCTTGACCCCGCTGGGCCAGGACCTGAACGCGGCCCTGGAACCCCTCGGGGCGTGGGGCGGCAAGCACCTGCTGGCCGACACCGTGTGAGGCCTACGCGCGCGGCTGGACCCACAACGCCTCGGCGACCGCGCAGAGCTCGCCGTCGGCCGTGGCCAGGGCCGTGCCCACGGTGTACTTGCGGCCCGAGGACGACACCATCCAGGCGTAGGAGACCAGCCCCTCGCCCACCGGCACCGGCCGCAGCAGCCGGGCGCCGAGCGCGGCGGTGACCGCACCGGCCGGGCGGCCGTCGAGCAGCCGTCCGGCCGCGTTCCCGGGGCAGTCCAGCGCACCCCACACCAGCTCGGGCGGCAGCAGCCCGTCCGCGCCCCCGAGTTCGGGCGCCGGCGTCCAGGCCGCGGCGACCAGCTCGCGGCCCGGCACCGTACCGCAGTGCAGGCGCAGTCCGGTGGCGGGCGTCCGGTCCAGGCCGCAGCCGAAGCAGTCGGCCTGGCCGTCCGGCGGGTCCGCCCGGAAGGCCTCGGCCGCCGCCACGGCCCGGTCCCAGGACGGGGCTTCGGGGCCGTGCGCACCCGGCGCCCCGACCGGGGTCGCCGCGGCCAGCAGCAGCTCGCCGTCCGTCAGCTCGCAGCCGCCGTCCGCGGTCGCCGCGAGCCGCACCGGCGCCCCGGTCGGCACCGGCCGCCGGAAGTCCACCCGTACGTCCTCGGCGGCGGCCCGGGCGGCCAGTACGCCCGCCACGTAACCGCCGAAGGCCACCCCCGGATATCCGTGGAGGCGTTCCGGAACCGTGATCGTCTCGAAGTCGCTCATGGCGCCCACCCCATCACACCGGGGACGTCGCGACCGAGGCCGTCACCACCGACGGCGTGCGGTCGTCCGCCTCGGCGAGCAGGGCGCCGCCCGGGGCCCACACGGCCGAGCGGCCGCAGCCGGTCCACGGGCCGGCCGGGCCGACGTGGTTGGCGAGGACCACGTACAGGTCGTGCTCGCGCGCGATCCCGGGGTGGACGGTGGCGCGCTCGTGGATCCCGTCGCCCGTCCCGTACAGGGAGCTCGCCAGGTGGACCCGGCAGCCGTCGGCGGCGCCCCGGCCGGGCAGTTCGGGGAAGTGGTTGTCGAAGCAGACGCCCAGGCAGAAGCGGATCCCGCCGAGTTCGAAGCGCCCGTCGCCCCGGCCGCGTTCGAAGACGTCCTGCTCGTGCCGGTAGAGGTGCTGTTTCGCGTACGTCGTCACGTGCGCGCCGTCCGCGTCGTGGACCAGCGTCGCGATCGCGGGGCGCGGGCCGCCGGTGGGCAGGGCGACGTTGACCGCGGTGGCGATCCCGGCGGAGCGCAGCGGATCCAGCCGGGGGTCGTCGGCGGCCGTCCACAGGCCCGGGTCGGCGGCCAGCGCGGCGAGCTCGTAGCCGGTGAGCGCGAGCTCGGGGAACACCACCAGCGCGGCGCCTTGTTCGCGGGCCGTCGCGGCGAGGTCCGCGGCCCGTGCGACGTTGGCCCGGACATCGGCGGGGACGCAGGTCAGCTGCGCGGCGGCGATCTTCACCGGGTCAGGATGCCAGCCCGGCCGCGACCTCCTTCAGCAGGGCCAGGAAGGCGAGGGCGGCGGGGGAGGGGGAGATCCCGCGCGGGGTGGCGGCGTAGACCCGGCGGCGCGGGGTGTCGTCCGGGTGCAGGGGGACGAGCGCGAGGTCGGCCCGTGCCGAGGAGGCGGCGAGCGCCGGGATCAGGGTGACGCCGAGCCCGGCGGCGAAGAAGCCCTGTTTGGCGATCCAGTCGACCCGCTGCCCGGCCCAGTGCGGGAGGTGCTCGATGCCCTGGGCGAGGTCACGCCGTGCGGGCCGCTCGGCTCGGGGGCCGCCCTGAAGCTGGTGCTGATCAGCGCGGCGGTCGGCGGGGTGGCTCTGGTGGCCGAGGCCCTGAGGCTGGGCGGGGCCGTGGGCCTGCCGGAGGAACTGGTCCGCGACCGGCTGGCCCGCGGGCCGCTGGCGGGCGCGGTGGCCCGTGCGTACGCGGACGCTTCGCACTTCCCGGTGGCCCTGGCCGCGAAGGACGTGGCCCTGGCCACCGGCCACGCCCCCCTGCCGATCCTGGAGGCGGTGCGCGCCACGCTCACCGCCCGCCCGGAGCTCGCGGACCGGGACCTCTGCGCACTCCGGCCGGACGGTGGTCGCGGCGTCGCCGTCTGACCGTCAGGCGGGGACGGCCAGGGACTCGATCACGACGTGGTGGTCGGAGAAGGCCGAGTCGGCCACCGCGCACCAGCGCCGGGTCTCACTGGCGAACAGGTAGTCGATCTTCCCGCCGGAGGAGTGCGTCGCCCGGCCGGTCCGCGAGGCGCCCTCTTGATCGCACTCCTGGTAGCCCTCGGTGCCGGGCCCGGTGGAGTAGAGGCCGACAGGCCACACCAGGGCGGCCTTGTTCTTCGGGTCGTCCGGGGACAGGCTGTTGAAGTCCCCGCCGAAGACCGTCCGGGGGAAGGTGTTCACGAGGGCCTTGAGCTGCGCGAGCTGGTCGTCGCGGTAGTCCCAGGTCGGGTGGTCCGGGTTGCTGCCCAGCGGCGAGAGGTGGACGTTGCAGAGCCGGACGCCCCAGTACACCGCCGTCGCGCACTGGAAGGGGCGCTGCTGGCCCACGTACGGCTGCGGCAGCGGGTACTCCTGCGCGTCCGCCATCTGGCCCTTGACCACGATCGCGGTGCCGATGCGGTCGGCCCGCCCGTAGTCCTCACCGCAGCGGCTGTTCCACTTCCCGGAGGCTCCCTGCGACCACTGGTACGCGGCGAAGCTCGTGTTCCAGCCCGGCCCCAACTGGGCCATCAGCGCCGTGAGGTCGTCCTCGCACACCTCCTGGAGGAGCGCGACGTGCACGTAGTTGTTCTGGACGTGGTACCTGACCACGTCGATCTTCTGCTGCGGCGTGCCGGTGCCCTCGCAGTGCCAACTGGAACGCTGCGAACCGCACATGTTCCATGACATGACCTGGAGGTTCTTCGTCTCGGCGGCAACGGCCGCCGGCGTCCCCAGGCCTGCCGCGAGCAGGAGTGCGCTCAGCACTCCGGCGCTCCGCCTCATCCATCCGGACCTTTGCATGAACTACCCAACCTTTGATCGAACTCAGTCGACGATCAAGGTATCCGGAGGGGCGGCGCGGGTCAGACCTGGGTCCCGGGCCCCCTCAGCAGGGTCAGGAAGGCGCGGAAGGCGGCGGGCATGTCCACCGATTCGGGGGCGAGCAGCCACTGGTACTGGAGGCCGT
Protein-coding sequences here:
- a CDS encoding rod shape-determining protein, giving the protein MTVSLEQLRRCHVAVDLGAARTRVYVKGAGLVVDEPSVAAVNTRTGALIAVGSFAERMTGRTPDYIRVVRPVSGGTVVDIEMAQRMLRHLLGEKLRRALRRKPRLRAAACTPHDADPLAQRATVETLVGLGARRVELVDTLIAAAVGCGLPVEQPTATMIMVCGAAATQVAVLSLGSIVTAQRIPVGGEAIDHAVVQHLRHAHELMLPSQAVRPLQLALHGNGLTVGGPASTLIHGRDVATGLARSVQVDTAAVRDAIYTPLTAVLDGIGKVLRDCPPDLVADLTDRGIMMVGGSALLPGLDQMLRDATGMPVAIAERPDVCAVLGLGAMLEGKIAPMVLNPLAE
- a CDS encoding NADP-dependent oxidoreductase, with amino-acid sequence MSQIPAVSREWHLVRRPQGWPVAEDFALREVPVSAEPAAGRILVRNLHMSVDPYMRGRMNDVKSYIPPFQLDEPMQGGAVGEIVASAAEGFAVGDHVLHPFGWREYADLDAAHAVKVDASLAPLSAYLGVLGMPGLTAYAGLFEVASFKEGDSVFVSGAAGAVGSLVGQFAKIKGASRVIGSAGSDEKVKVLTEKYGFDAAFNYKNGPVAEQLPAAAPEGIDVYFDNVGGDHLEAAISSMKVHGRATLCGAIAGYNDTEAAPGPRNLMQVIGKRLRLQGILVNDHNGLQQQFVQDVAGWLSSGQLRYDETVVEGVENATSAFLGMLRGENTGKMIVSFTG
- a CDS encoding SCO2400 family protein codes for the protein MNYCHACRRHLNGALACAGCGTPAEYLIPTPSAAPAAPAAEAPVPGPSPARGEVHADSLVVLSASNERRAGARRRVTHRRRRRTVLSLSLGLLLAVGVSMAVARMVTDGERTDRAATVVLTDDGPQQPAPLPDVPTAGAPTGPGKATTKAAVAGTKKAGTAAPSGSVAQSGPASPAPESATSGPTSRTPGPGRSVGGTASGKPSPSGSTGTRAPSPPPSPSPTPSPTKDCWIFCGWF
- a CDS encoding esterase/lipase family protein, with translation MLTARQGMQALPVLLTLLALCVALPTAPPARAAAARHPVVLVHGYNADPGVWGALRADLRAAGYTDAELFSFGYDTHRSVNEVLAGRLGAYVDQVRRETGAARVDVVSHSLGSLVSRWYVKFGGGAAAVDHWISLAGPNRGTSTAWACALWDQACRDMTPGSYVVKNLNSGDETPGTVKYATFWSNCDEVVNPDDSVPLTGAANTPVGCLGHNDLLGDDATSAGVRAFLSS
- a CDS encoding GAF domain-containing sensor histidine kinase, translating into MRPQEPQEPQEPQEPRETDEEAARLPVLLEAVLNVGTELELHTTLQHIVDSATELCAARYGALGVVDPERVLLTRLFTAGLTEEERAAIPHLPDARSGVLGALVGDPRPLLLDDVTQDPRAAGFPPGHPPMHSLLGVPIRVHTEVFGSLYLTEKRGGGPFTDEDLALLRVLASQAGIAIGNARLYETARRRERWIDGAAAVTTTLLAGRPAADALKCVAERARLLADAAAGVVLQPTPEGGMEIVAASTQGDPGDLVGTAIAPGSPVLVQLLGGEPVFIDDSATDPRMTTHVRERFGPSMMLPLQSGGQLIGTLALPRARGGPAYDAVDRLLASQFASQAALALVLADAQHDREQLAVYEDRDRIARDLHDLVVQRLFATEMMLESTRRRAANAPSGDTVGDELGRAVDELDSTIQEVRTAIFALQQPPTDAPTTFRGRVLRETGGAAAVLGFQPSVHFAGAVDALLPDPVAVELLGALRGALAAAHRRGGITFIDVQVEAGPSRVRLTVADDGRTESGARGTTVTWESAL
- a CDS encoding Lrp/AsnC family transcriptional regulator, which produces MDRLDREILGILQQDARISYRDLGVRVGLSANATADRVRRMRREGVIRGFTTIVDPAADTAGGLVVFIDVTLRQDTTNEEFERQVAKLSGITEVVHVTGEHDYLVRARAADPAALDGLLRRMKREAGVAQSNTRIALRAATRPGQY
- a CDS encoding MarR family winged helix-turn-helix transcriptional regulator; this translates as MPSRRADPVTIEVVELIGDVVARYHMEYEHAAASHQLTGAQAKVLNMLSLEPMPMRRIALKLRCEPSNVTGIVDRLETRGLVERRPDPADRRVKLAAPTEEGALTAERLRESLDFAREPLAGLSTEERTVLRDLLKRMLA